In Capsicum annuum cultivar UCD-10X-F1 chromosome 11, UCD10Xv1.1, whole genome shotgun sequence, one genomic interval encodes:
- the LOC124888914 gene encoding uncharacterized protein LOC124888914 yields MLATLNQWQPDTLSSNTVQKPKNGSHCHAITTRSSKTTIYPPIPTVSRPKNNDDHADIDEAPKVKAERSSDVKSSSKKDKDTIDEEFDVVTILIEERLGVKALAIVIMNLDSNRIKEYDDMEVVKKENIKWVDASVVYPIADSKWCYFMVKKVIVLGHKILKRGIGVDKAKIEVMDKFPPPILVKEIQIVLGHTGFYRRFIKDFSKIANTLCKLLEKDVKFDFDEACLKSFEFLKERLVSAPIIVSLD; encoded by the exons ATGTTAGCCACGTTGAATCAATGGCAGCCTGATACTCTTTCTAGTAATACAGTGCAAAAACCAAAGAATGGTAGTCAttgccatgccattaccactcggaGTAGTAAGACCACCATATATCCACCTATTCCCACTGTAAGTAGGCCAAAGAATAATGATGATCATGCTGATATTGATGAAGCACCTAAAGTTAAAGCTGAGAGATCATCAGATGTTAAGAGTAGTAGTAAGAAGGATAAAG ACACCATTGATGAAGAATTTGATGTAGTGACTATTCTAATTGAAGAGAGGCTTGGTGTTAAGGCACTAGCAATAGTGATTATGAATCTTGATAGTAATAGAATAAAGGAATATGATGATATG gaggtggtaaagaaagaaaacattAAGTGGGTGGATGCTAGTGTTGTTTATCCCATTGCTGATAGCAAGTGG TGCTACTTTATGGTAAAAAAAGTAATTGTGCTTGGGCACAAAATCTTGAAAAGAGGCATAGGGGTTGACAAGGCAAAGATTGAAGTGATGGATAAGTTTCCACCTCCAATTCTAGTCAAAGAAATTCAAATCGTTTTAGGCCATACTGGTTTTTACAggcgattcatcaaggatttctcgaAGATTGCTAACACTTTATGCAAGCTTCTAGAGAAAGAtgtgaaatttgattttgatgaggcATGTCTAAAATCTTTTGAGTTCTTGAAGGAACGGCTAGTGTCAGCTCCTATCATAGTGTCCCTTGATTAG